The proteins below are encoded in one region of Bremerella sp. P1:
- a CDS encoding sugar phosphate isomerase/epimerase family protein has protein sequence MILGYNTNGLAHHDPFDAVEILAEIGYRAIALTIDHLTLTPFGNTYLATRQVDLLAKTLEEAKMRSVVETGARFLLDPRRKHEPTFISPEAKGRDLRYEFMRHCIDTAQTLKSDCVSVWSGRLLDDVSYDVAMDRLVASLEPVLDYAAERDVTIGFEPEPGMLIDTMEKFDELQQRIDAPNFQLTLDIGHLHCQGETPIADYIRRYADRIVNIHLEDMNAGVHEHLPFGEGEIDFPPIFKALKEIDYQGCVNVELSRHSHDGPNLAKLSYEFLKPLI, from the coding sequence CGCGCATCACGACCCGTTCGATGCCGTGGAAATCCTGGCAGAGATCGGCTACCGTGCGATTGCCCTGACGATCGACCATTTGACCCTTACCCCGTTCGGTAACACCTATCTTGCCACGCGTCAGGTCGATCTTCTGGCCAAGACACTCGAAGAAGCCAAGATGCGCTCGGTCGTCGAGACCGGGGCTCGCTTTCTGTTGGATCCGCGCCGCAAGCACGAGCCGACCTTTATCAGCCCGGAAGCGAAAGGACGCGACCTGCGTTACGAGTTCATGCGGCACTGCATCGATACGGCCCAAACGCTCAAGAGCGATTGCGTTTCGGTCTGGTCAGGCCGTCTACTGGACGACGTCTCGTATGACGTAGCCATGGATCGATTGGTCGCGTCGCTCGAACCTGTGCTCGACTATGCCGCCGAGCGTGACGTCACGATCGGCTTCGAGCCGGAGCCTGGCATGTTGATCGATACGATGGAGAAGTTCGACGAACTTCAGCAGCGGATCGATGCTCCGAACTTTCAGCTCACGCTCGACATCGGCCATTTACACTGCCAAGGCGAAACACCCATCGCCGATTACATTCGCCGCTATGCCGACCGTATCGTTAATATTCACCTGGAAGACATGAACGCCGGCGTCCACGAACACCTGCCGTTCGGTGAAGGCGAGATCGACTTCCCGCCGATTTTTAAGGCTCTCAAAGAAATCGACTACCAGGGCTGTGTGAACGTCGAACTGAGCCGGCACAGCCACGACGGCCCCAACCTGGCCAAGCTGTCGTACGAATTCTTGAAGCCGCTGATCTAA